A stretch of Caloenas nicobarica isolate bCalNic1 unplaced genomic scaffold, bCalNic1.hap1 Scaffold_436, whole genome shotgun sequence DNA encodes these proteins:
- the LOC136002825 gene encoding sodium/glucose cotransporter 2-like, producing MEPLAPVSPWDIGVIVGYLVLVLAVGLWSLRRGRRDTISGYFLAGRSMSWAPVGASLFASNLGSGHFVGLAGTGAAGGIAVGGFEWSGMFIVLLLGWVFVPIYRRAGVTTMPQFLAQRFGGGRIRLLLALLSLGLYVATKISVDMYSGAIFIRAALGWGLLPAVGALLLVTALYTGTGGLTALMFADLLQTLIMLLGAAVLAGYALGAVGGYEGLRSRYPLAVPPNVTGPCGRPRPDAFNLLRDPSNADLPWTGLILGLGIISAWYWCTDQVIVQRCLAGRSLTHVRGGCVACGYLKVLPMFLMVLPGMAARVLFPEVVGCADPQRCLRACGSPLGCSNLAYPQLVVSLLPPGLRGLMLAVVLAALMSSLASIFASSAALFTLDIYKTLRPRAGPRHLLIAGRLWIMAMVGLSLAWLPVVEAAQGGQLFDYMQAVSSYLTPPVAAVFFLAVFVPRVNEPGAFWGLVGGLGLGLARLVPEVVLGTGTCGSPGRCPQIVCGLHYLHFAALLFLATGVIVVAVSLCYPPIPREHLHRLVFSLRNSREPRIDLNQPKDATGDVQLQDVEAEPRAEGAGPTEGAEPRGPGGVATHPAPPLPDRRWSRLVDVNAIVLMGGAVFLWGYFA from the exons ATGGAGCCGCTGGCACCCGTGTCCCCCTGGGATATCGGGGTGATCGTCGGGTACCTCGTCCTGGTCCTCGCCGTGGGGCTCTGG TCCCTGCGCCGCGGTCGCCGCGACACCATCAGCGGGTATTTCCTGGCGGGGCGGAGCATGAGCTGGGCACCC GTCGGGGCGTCGCTGTTCGCCAGCAACCTGGGCTCGGGTCACTTtgtggggctggcggggacgGGGGCGGCCGGAGGCATCGCCGTGGGGGGGTTCGAGTGGAGC gGCATGTTCATcgtgctgctcctgggctgggtCTTCGTCCCCATTTACCGGCGGGCGGGG GTGACGACGATGCCGCAGTTCCTGGCGCAGCGGTTCGGGGGGGGCCGGATCCGCCTGCTCCTGGCGCTGCTGTCGCTGGGGCTCTACGTGGCCACCAAGATCTCG GTCGACATGTACTCGGGCGCCATCTTCATCCGGgcggcgctgggctgggggctgctcccGGCCGTGGGGGCGCTGCTGCTCGTCACCGCGCTCTACACCGGCACCG GGGGGCTGACGGCGCTGATGTTCGCGGACCTGCTGCAGACGCTGATCATGCTGCTGGGGGCGGCCGTGCTGGCGGGTTACG CGCTGGGCGCCGTGGGCGGGTACGAGGGGCTGCGGAGCCGCTACCCCCTGGCCGTGCCCCCCAACGTTACTGGTCCCTGTGGGCGGCCCCGTCCTGACGCCTTCAACCTGCTGCGCGATCCCAGTAACGCGGACCTGCCCTGGACTGGGCTCATACTGGGACTGGGCATCATCTCCGCCTGGTACTGGTGCACCGACCAG GTGATCGTCCAGCGCTGCCTGGCCGGCCGCTCCCTCACCCACGTGCGCGGCGGCTGCGTGGCCTGCGGGTACCTCAAGGTGCTGCCCATGTTCCTCATGGTGCTGCCCGGCATGGCCGCCCGCGTCCTCTTCCCCG AGGTCGTGGGCTGCGCCGACCCCCAGCGCTGCCTCCGGGCCTGCGGGAGCCCCCTGGGCTGCTCCAACCTGGCCTATCCCCAGCTCGTCGTCAGCCTCCTGCCCCCCG GGCTGCGGGGGCTGATGTTGGCCGTGGTTCTGGCCGCCCTCATGTCGTCGCTCGCCTCCATCTTCGCCAGCTCGGCCGCCCTCTTCACCCTCGACATCTACAAGACGCTgcggccccgcgcggggccccgGCACCTGCTCATCGCCGGCAG GCTGTGGATCATGGCCATGGTGGGGCTGAGCCTGGCGTGGCTGCCGGTGGTGGAGGCGGCGCAGGGGGGGCAGCTCTTCGACTACATGCAGGCCGTGTCCAGCTACCTCACCCCCCCGGTCGCCGCCGTCTTCTTCCTCGCCGTCTTCGTCCCCCGCGTCAACGAGCCC GGCGCCTTTTGGGGGCTGGTTGGGgggctgggcctgggcctggCCCGCCTGGTCCCCGAGGTGGTTTTGGGGACGGGGACGTGCGGGTCCCCCGGGCGATGTCCCCAGATCGTCTGCGGGCTCCACTACCTGCACTTCGCcgccctcctcttcctcgccaCCGGCGTCATCGTCGTCGCCGTGTCCCTCTGCTACCCCCCCATTCCCCGGGAGCAC CTCCACCGATTGGTGTTCAGCCTCCGGAACAGCCGGGAACCGCGAATCGACCTCAACCAACCAAAGGACGCGACCGGTGACGTCCAGCTCCAGG ACGTGGAGGCGGAGCCGagggcggagggggcggggccaacGGAAGGGGCGGAGCCTCGAGGCCCGGGGGGCGTGGCCACCCacccggccccgccccttcccgaCCGGCGCTGGAGCCGATTGGTCGATGTCAACGCCATCGTCCTGATGGGCGGCGCCGTCTTCCTCTGGGGGTATTTCGCGTGA